The following proteins are co-located in the Spirosoma montaniterrae genome:
- the pgmB gene encoding beta-phosphoglucomutase, producing the protein MPIKAFLFDLDGVIVDTAIYHYQAWRRLANELGFDISEEFNERLKGVSRTDSLDIILAHGGLTLSEARKTELATQKNEWYLELVSRMTSDDILPGVPNFFSQVRKAGLQTALGSVSKNAPLILERIGMNNVFDAIIDGNKISKGKPDPEVFTKGAAELEVSPAECVVFEDAVAGVEAGKRGGMYVVGLGSPDVLTQADLVAPSLETLTVDEVLARFQGEG; encoded by the coding sequence ATGCCCATTAAGGCGTTTCTGTTTGATCTCGACGGCGTAATCGTCGACACGGCCATTTATCATTATCAAGCCTGGCGTCGGCTGGCAAACGAGTTGGGATTCGATATTTCGGAAGAATTCAACGAGCGGCTGAAAGGGGTTAGCCGAACCGATTCGCTCGATATCATCCTGGCCCACGGTGGCCTGACCCTGTCGGAGGCCCGGAAAACTGAACTGGCAACCCAGAAAAATGAGTGGTATCTCGAATTGGTGAGTCGCATGACCTCCGACGATATTTTGCCCGGCGTACCGAATTTCTTTTCGCAGGTGCGCAAAGCCGGTTTGCAAACGGCACTTGGTTCGGTTAGTAAAAACGCCCCGCTGATTCTGGAACGCATTGGTATGAACAATGTATTCGACGCCATCATCGACGGCAATAAAATCAGCAAAGGCAAACCTGATCCGGAGGTGTTCACCAAAGGTGCTGCCGAACTTGAGGTTAGCCCAGCCGAGTGCGTGGTGTTTGAAGATGCCGTAGCGGGCGTAGAAGCGGGCAAACGGGGTGGTATGTACGTTGTGGGCCTCGGCTCACCCGACGTGCTGACGCAGGCCGATCTGGTAGCCCCGTCGCTCGAAACCCTGACCGTAGACGAGGTGCTGGCGAGATTTCAGGGGGAAGGGTAA
- a CDS encoding LytR/AlgR family response regulator transcription factor, protein MQLTYSAFKRPVFSAMWLLWIAITVLFLYERTYLIQKAGLPYFVQCAVIRVGLLLLLCQIHLRVLVAGFLAHRRFLAYGVLTALSIVAYLLLQGAYDRYLFGFVIGDQQRQGWLSNTPYNTVSTIWYLLITYLIQRGMTLAVRPQITTPPPTVSSDIVLDAFNIKTGTTHVRLPFAAVTYAKGLKDYTLIHTETNRYVMKGSIGKIADVLPADQFVRIHKSYIIAQCFIDGVTRQRVIVAGKSIPVGRAYANKLQQLGFTGRKF, encoded by the coding sequence ATGCAACTGACTTATTCTGCGTTTAAACGACCTGTGTTTTCGGCCATGTGGCTACTCTGGATTGCCATTACGGTGCTGTTTCTATATGAACGCACGTACCTGATTCAAAAAGCCGGATTGCCGTACTTTGTGCAATGTGCGGTGATACGGGTGGGTCTATTGTTGCTTCTCTGCCAAATTCACCTACGGGTGCTGGTTGCTGGTTTTCTGGCTCATCGGCGGTTTCTGGCATATGGCGTACTAACGGCCCTGAGCATCGTGGCTTATCTGCTACTGCAAGGGGCGTATGATCGTTATTTGTTTGGGTTTGTTATCGGCGATCAGCAGAGGCAGGGCTGGCTATCCAATACCCCCTACAACACCGTGTCTACTATATGGTATCTATTAATCACCTACCTCATTCAGCGCGGAATGACTCTGGCAGTTCGACCCCAAATTACCACGCCCCCACCTACAGTTTCATCTGATATAGTCTTAGATGCTTTCAACATTAAAACTGGTACTACTCACGTTAGGCTTCCGTTTGCCGCCGTTACTTATGCAAAAGGGTTAAAAGACTATACGCTGATTCATACAGAAACCAACCGGTACGTTATGAAAGGTTCTATTGGCAAAATTGCCGATGTCTTACCAGCCGATCAGTTTGTACGGATACACAAGTCCTACATCATTGCCCAGTGTTTTATTGACGGCGTTACCCGACAACGTGTGATTGTAGCCGGTAAATCTATCCCGGTTGGCCGGGCTTACGCCAACAAATTGCAACAATTAGGATTTACCGGACGAAAGTTTTGA
- a CDS encoding formylglycine-generating enzyme family protein, with amino-acid sequence MSLHPVQSILFASLLSLLLCCTGSSETSTNQTDVLLTPTVTYLVNHPSKLTPLTSLQSTNSKNAIFVPGGETEIGAADGLDQEKPMFWVRVKPFWMDQHPVTVAEFRAFVQAANYKTQAEIFGDGGTFDEATKEWTLTKGACWHHPQGPNQPAAPDNHPVTQVSWNDATAYATWAGKRLPTEMEWEHAARNARNTRSIYPFGNSLERNGKALANTWNGRFPDYNANTDGFKNTSPVGYFGKTPLGLADMTGNVWEWCANWKFNYADIANGLPQNGQERAMRGGSFLCEPGWCHGYRVSGRSFSTPKPR; translated from the coding sequence ATGTCTCTCCATCCGGTACAATCCATATTATTCGCAAGCCTGTTGAGCCTGCTGCTGTGCTGCACTGGCAGCTCTGAAACCAGTACCAACCAAACAGACGTACTTCTGACGCCAACGGTTACGTATTTGGTCAATCATCCATCGAAGCTAACACCGTTAACCAGCTTACAGTCAACCAATTCAAAGAACGCTATTTTTGTACCGGGTGGCGAAACAGAGATCGGTGCCGCCGACGGCCTGGACCAGGAAAAGCCGATGTTCTGGGTGCGGGTGAAACCGTTCTGGATGGATCAGCATCCGGTTACGGTGGCCGAATTTCGGGCGTTTGTGCAGGCTGCGAATTACAAAACCCAGGCCGAAATTTTTGGCGACGGTGGCACATTTGACGAAGCTACCAAGGAGTGGACGCTGACCAAAGGAGCCTGCTGGCATCACCCGCAAGGCCCCAACCAGCCAGCCGCACCCGATAATCACCCCGTTACGCAGGTATCGTGGAACGATGCCACGGCCTACGCCACCTGGGCGGGCAAACGGCTACCAACCGAGATGGAGTGGGAACATGCCGCCCGCAATGCCCGCAACACCCGCTCGATATATCCGTTCGGCAACTCGCTTGAGCGAAATGGCAAAGCCCTTGCCAACACCTGGAATGGCCGCTTCCCCGACTACAATGCCAATACCGACGGGTTTAAAAACACCTCGCCCGTGGGCTACTTTGGAAAAACGCCCCTCGGTCTCGCCGACATGACCGGCAACGTCTGGGAATGGTGCGCCAACTGGAAGTTCAACTACGCCGATATAGCGAACGGATTGCCCCAAAACGGACAGGAACGAGCCATGCGGGGTGGCTCGTTCCTGTGTGAACCGGGCTGGTGCCACGGCTACCGGGTGTCGGGGCGGTCGTTCAGCACCCCGAAACCGCGCTGA
- a CDS encoding RagB/SusD family nutrient uptake outer membrane protein produces the protein MKFIFTYLLCGWALMLLSCERVLDKPPASEIDLPRYFQTANDAETLLIGCYSRLFVNAGFYTDIMFAGNRSSDDIIPIRSGPDAFDDRTLMRPDDGGVRSIWQRSYFLLANINLGLERITAMPDNLFIGSRKAQILGELRALRAFTYYHLVRLYGGVPLILRYPTSATSSGNAVARATEEQLYAQINEDLNAAEASVPASYPVLPTQGLTLSVPVIESKGRFTLASVRALQADVALTQRNYTRVVEKADLIINSGLYQLTPDFRTNFRGPRTTFNRDLSVYQNTVESIMEVQAIPGSDATGGQMFFFLDGFPPFFGVSPELSNFIYPDQGATPAQQADSIRKVTSVGIASPTVRYATKYREFYFDGRYNNVYGIFGTPNPDNYHIFRLAEILLFKAEALNEAAYGNAQAFEAINQVRRRVLLPDLTPANTPNQAAFREAVRRERRIELFFEGGKRWFDILRYNRQTPGTAKVLLGNKLPDDNRLLLPIPLDELRQNTAISQNPGYSQ, from the coding sequence ATGAAATTCATTTTCACCTATTTGCTATGTGGCTGGGCGTTGATGCTGTTGAGTTGCGAACGCGTACTCGACAAACCACCCGCCAGCGAAATCGACCTGCCCCGTTATTTCCAGACAGCCAACGACGCCGAAACGCTGCTCATTGGCTGCTACTCGCGGCTGTTCGTCAATGCCGGGTTTTATACCGATATCATGTTTGCGGGCAATCGCTCGTCCGACGATATCATCCCGATTCGGTCGGGGCCGGATGCTTTCGACGACCGCACGCTCATGCGCCCCGACGATGGGGGTGTCCGCAGCATCTGGCAACGGTCGTACTTCCTGCTGGCGAATATCAATTTAGGGCTGGAACGCATCACCGCCATGCCCGACAACCTGTTTATTGGTAGCCGAAAAGCCCAGATTCTGGGCGAGTTGCGGGCGTTACGGGCCTTCACGTACTACCACTTAGTGCGGTTGTATGGGGGTGTGCCGCTGATTCTCCGATACCCAACTTCGGCCACCTCGTCGGGAAATGCCGTAGCCCGCGCCACCGAAGAGCAACTCTATGCTCAGATCAACGAAGACCTCAACGCTGCCGAAGCGAGTGTGCCCGCCAGTTACCCGGTTTTGCCCACGCAGGGCCTCACGCTGTCGGTGCCGGTAATCGAGAGCAAGGGGCGGTTTACGCTGGCATCGGTGCGGGCGTTGCAGGCCGACGTGGCGTTGACGCAGCGCAACTACACCCGCGTTGTGGAGAAAGCCGACCTGATTATCAACAGCGGCCTGTATCAGCTCACGCCCGATTTTCGGACGAATTTCCGGGGGCCGCGCACTACGTTCAACCGTGATTTGTCGGTGTATCAGAATACGGTTGAGAGCATTATGGAAGTCCAGGCCATTCCCGGCTCCGATGCTACCGGCGGGCAGATGTTTTTCTTTCTCGACGGGTTTCCGCCTTTTTTCGGTGTCTCGCCCGAATTGTCTAATTTCATCTACCCCGACCAGGGAGCCACGCCCGCGCAACAGGCCGACAGCATCCGCAAAGTTACGAGCGTGGGTATTGCCAGCCCAACCGTGCGCTATGCCACTAAATACCGCGAGTTTTACTTCGATGGCCGCTACAACAACGTATACGGGATTTTCGGTACGCCCAACCCCGACAATTACCACATATTCCGGCTGGCCGAAATTCTGTTGTTCAAAGCCGAAGCCCTCAACGAAGCAGCGTATGGCAATGCCCAGGCGTTTGAGGCTATAAATCAGGTTCGGCGTCGGGTGCTGCTGCCCGACCTTACCCCTGCCAATACGCCTAATCAGGCGGCTTTTCGCGAGGCCGTGCGCCGGGAACGACGCATCGAACTATTTTTTGAAGGCGGCAAACGCTGGTTCGATATTCTGCGCTATAACCGGCAAACGCCCGGTACGGCTAAGGTACTGCTGGGCAACAAACTGCCCGACGATAACCGGCTGCTGTTGCCGATTCCGCTCGATGAACTGCGCCAGAATACCGCCATCAGCCAAAATCCGGGCTATTCGCAGTAA
- a CDS encoding SusC/RagA family TonB-linked outer membrane protein translates to MEKWVYNRSFLYQLMRFSLVQALFTLLLSSIAFARDGNAQEILSQRITLRVDNERMRSVLQRIEKTAQISFMYQAKVIGDNPRLSLSASNETLGALLDQLLLPRQLRYDVVGRQIVISRQRPDQSGLDGPALPADNLAEAVADVAVSGQILDENNTPLPGATILLKGTSVGTSTNANGEFTLRIPDNATRGTLVISSVGYITQEVAIGNRTQISVSLQPQVGNLSEVVVVGYGTQQRRDLTGAISTVTARDIEKVPVVSLDQALQGRAAGVQVVNNSGAPGGAVQIRVRGTGSIYGGNDPLYVVDGVPINNTLNGSAAGGNDLANGLASINPADIESMEILKDASATAIYGARAANGVVLITTKRGKTGKTRVSLNTFTGLQNFNNFYPMLNARQFAELVNEGSQYAGRPPRFTTTPTQNTDWQREIFRTAPLNSVNLSVTGGDEKTQFLISAGYFNQQGVIINSGFSRGSFRANIDHRLSQKVKVGVSLTGASSITNRQRNSGGANVQDVGNVAFGPNIISSALVASPAFPVYNADGSFGRDSLAGGNNPVQLALNSRLLGRDLRFIGNVYAEWDILKGLKFRSNVGGDFSAFNEDFFFPPDPNAGRPGGTAIYSNSTSRSFLNENYLSYATRFAKEHTLDALAGFSIQNNNSNYLTAQGSNFTTPLVSTLNGASQFNVNPFNDVQGWGILSYFGRVNYSFRDKFLLTANARVDGSSRFGPDRQYGFFPSGSVGYRLSEEAFLKGVPWISEMKIRASVGVTGNQEIPNSQWRGTFALGGGDNNYLGRLGGSVARLANPSLSWESNLQTDIGLDVSLLSNRIQFTADWFNKQSRDMLLSVALPLSSGFGSVFSNVGRMQNRGLELALTTRNTTGKFKWETNFNIAFIENKVLTLADSLPIRAGANTFQVGSGMYFAVFDREPNVDPATGFVVRRNINNDRGNDGTPIFDDRDLINAGSPLPVHFGGITNTFNYAGFDLSIFFQWSYGNKIYNTTRQIIEELTFNGTVGSFNNSSTEALTRWRQVGDVTAQHRVSYDAAAARANLGYASTRYVEDGSFLRLKNLNFGYTIPGKLTNKLKMSSVRVYVTANNLLTFTNYKGYDPEVSANFGGSTQTQQSTVGGLGARLNNNLLIGVDNGSFPQTRTFLAGLNINF, encoded by the coding sequence ATGGAAAAATGGGTGTACAATCGCTCGTTCCTTTACCAACTTATGCGCTTCTCGCTGGTACAGGCTTTATTTACACTTCTGCTCAGTAGCATTGCTTTTGCCCGAGATGGCAATGCACAGGAAATTCTGAGTCAGCGCATTACGCTGCGCGTCGATAACGAACGGATGCGGTCGGTTTTGCAGCGCATCGAAAAAACGGCGCAAATCAGTTTCATGTATCAGGCCAAAGTAATTGGCGACAATCCGCGCCTGTCGCTGTCGGCCTCCAACGAAACGCTGGGTGCGCTGCTCGATCAACTGCTGCTACCCCGGCAGCTTCGGTACGACGTGGTTGGCCGTCAGATCGTTATCAGCCGACAACGCCCCGACCAGTCGGGGCTGGATGGGCCAGCACTTCCCGCCGATAATTTGGCGGAAGCCGTGGCCGACGTGGCGGTATCAGGCCAGATACTCGACGAAAACAATACGCCGTTGCCGGGTGCCACCATCCTGCTGAAAGGAACGTCGGTTGGCACCAGTACCAACGCCAATGGCGAGTTCACGCTTCGAATACCCGACAATGCCACGCGAGGTACGCTGGTTATCAGTTCGGTTGGCTACATCACGCAGGAAGTAGCCATTGGCAACCGCACGCAAATCAGCGTGTCGCTCCAGCCGCAGGTGGGCAATCTGAGCGAAGTGGTGGTAGTTGGCTATGGCACGCAGCAACGGCGCGACCTGACCGGAGCCATCTCGACCGTAACGGCGCGGGACATCGAAAAAGTCCCGGTCGTAAGCCTCGACCAGGCGTTGCAGGGCCGGGCTGCGGGCGTGCAGGTCGTTAACAACAGCGGAGCACCGGGCGGTGCGGTTCAGATTCGGGTGCGTGGCACAGGCTCCATTTACGGCGGCAACGACCCGCTTTACGTGGTCGATGGCGTACCGATCAACAATACCCTCAACGGCTCGGCTGCCGGTGGTAATGATCTGGCAAACGGTTTAGCCAGTATCAATCCTGCCGACATTGAGAGCATGGAGATTCTGAAAGATGCCTCGGCCACTGCTATTTACGGCGCACGAGCCGCCAACGGGGTAGTGCTGATTACAACCAAACGCGGCAAAACCGGCAAAACCCGCGTGAGCCTGAACACCTTCACGGGTCTTCAGAACTTCAATAACTTCTACCCGATGCTCAATGCCCGGCAGTTTGCCGAACTGGTGAACGAAGGGAGCCAATACGCCGGGCGTCCGCCCCGGTTTACCACCACGCCCACGCAGAACACCGACTGGCAGCGCGAGATTTTTCGGACGGCACCGCTCAACAGCGTGAACTTATCCGTGACAGGGGGCGATGAGAAGACGCAGTTTCTGATTTCGGCAGGTTATTTCAATCAGCAGGGCGTTATCATCAATTCGGGATTTAGCCGGGGCAGCTTTCGGGCCAACATCGACCACCGGCTGAGCCAGAAAGTGAAAGTTGGCGTTTCGCTGACGGGAGCCTCATCGATCACCAACCGGCAACGCAACAGTGGCGGGGCGAACGTGCAGGACGTGGGCAACGTAGCCTTCGGCCCCAACATTATTTCGTCGGCATTGGTGGCAAGCCCGGCCTTTCCGGTTTATAACGCCGATGGTTCATTTGGGCGCGATTCGCTGGCTGGCGGCAATAACCCCGTTCAACTGGCCCTGAACTCGCGGCTGCTGGGGCGCGACCTGCGCTTTATCGGCAATGTATATGCCGAGTGGGACATTCTCAAAGGCTTGAAATTCCGCAGCAATGTCGGGGGCGATTTTTCGGCGTTTAACGAAGATTTCTTCTTCCCACCCGACCCCAATGCGGGCCGACCGGGCGGCACGGCCATTTACAGCAACAGCACCAGCCGGTCGTTTCTGAACGAGAACTACCTGAGCTATGCCACCCGGTTTGCCAAAGAGCATACGCTCGATGCGCTGGCGGGTTTCAGCATACAGAACAACAACAGCAACTACCTCACGGCGCAGGGCAGCAACTTCACTACGCCGTTGGTCAGTACGCTCAACGGGGCATCGCAGTTCAACGTCAACCCCTTCAACGACGTACAGGGGTGGGGGATTCTGTCGTACTTCGGGCGGGTCAACTATTCGTTCCGGGATAAATTTCTGCTCACGGCCAACGCCCGCGTCGATGGGTCGTCGCGCTTCGGACCCGACCGGCAATACGGCTTTTTTCCGTCCGGTTCGGTCGGTTATCGCCTGTCGGAAGAAGCTTTTCTGAAGGGTGTTCCCTGGATTAGCGAGATGAAAATTCGGGCCAGTGTGGGTGTGACGGGGAATCAGGAAATTCCGAATTCGCAGTGGCGCGGGACGTTTGCTCTTGGCGGTGGCGACAACAACTACCTCGGGCGGCTGGGTGGCTCGGTGGCCCGGCTGGCAAACCCCAGTCTGTCGTGGGAGAGCAATCTGCAAACCGACATTGGTCTGGACGTATCGTTGCTCAGCAACCGGATTCAGTTTACTGCCGACTGGTTCAACAAGCAGTCGCGCGATATGCTGCTGAGCGTGGCACTGCCGCTGAGTTCGGGTTTTGGCAGCGTGTTCAGCAACGTGGGGCGGATGCAGAACCGGGGCCTCGAACTGGCCCTGACCACCCGCAACACGACTGGCAAGTTCAAATGGGAAACTAATTTTAACATCGCCTTTATTGAAAACAAGGTGCTGACGCTGGCCGATTCGCTGCCCATTCGGGCGGGGGCCAATACGTTTCAGGTGGGCAGCGGCATGTATTTCGCCGTATTTGACCGCGAACCCAACGTTGACCCGGCCACGGGTTTTGTGGTACGCCGGAATATCAATAACGACCGGGGCAACGATGGTACGCCCATTTTTGACGACCGCGACCTGATTAATGCCGGTAGCCCGTTACCGGTGCATTTTGGCGGTATTACAAACACGTTCAACTACGCTGGCTTCGACCTGAGTATATTTTTCCAGTGGTCGTATGGCAACAAAATCTACAACACCACCCGCCAGATTATCGAAGAACTGACGTTTAACGGCACCGTTGGCTCGTTCAATAATAGCTCGACGGAGGCACTCACCCGCTGGCGGCAGGTGGGCGATGTAACGGCGCAGCACCGGGTGTCGTATGATGCGGCAGCAGCCCGCGCCAACCTCGGCTATGCCTCCACGCGCTACGTGGAAGATGGGTCGTTTCTACGGCTCAAAAACCTGAATTTCGGCTATACAATTCCTGGAAAACTGACTAATAAGTTGAAAATGAGTTCGGTGCGCGTATACGTGACGGCCAACAATCTGCTCACCTTCACGAACTACAAAGGCTACGATCCTGAAGTGAGTGCCAATTTCGGCGGCAGCACCCAAACGCAGCAAAGTACGGTAGGGGGGCTGGGTGCCCGCCTGAACAACAACCTGCTGATTGGGGTCGATAATGGCTCATTCCCGCAAACACGCACGTTTCTGGCCGGACTCAATATAAACTTTTAA
- a CDS encoding FecR family protein: protein MKDYQQFDAHDFMHDPSFRDWVAGRADASAFWEGWLRTHPEKNETVQQAREWLLAIWTEFDDLPEAERVDRVARIKLARAARFRQPVVRRLGGWRGWAAAAAIVLVCGLGWLAYNQLQPTDTGRSQRISYEQVLDHIGDAKPVEQQNPARQPRRIALPDGSVVTLSPNSKISYEPTLAQQKNRTVYLSGEAFFEVVKDPARPFQVYAHGIVTKVLGTSFRIKAYDNVPDVTVQVRTGRVSVFASTRAKNAASLFTNLVDGIILTPNQQVVLTPEETLVKSIVPKPVLLNPDVVHAGTVYTDVPLSQILQKLEDSYGIEIVYDEIALRECLLTARLYDEPLLEQISLLCKSVGATYAVTDGRIVLTGGGCQ from the coding sequence ATGAAGGATTACCAGCAGTTCGACGCGCACGATTTCATGCACGACCCCTCGTTTCGCGACTGGGTAGCGGGCCGGGCCGATGCGTCGGCGTTCTGGGAGGGCTGGCTTCGGACACATCCGGAGAAAAATGAAACCGTGCAACAGGCCCGCGAGTGGTTGCTGGCTATCTGGACAGAGTTCGACGATTTGCCCGAAGCCGAGCGGGTCGACCGGGTTGCCCGTATCAAACTGGCTCGTGCTGCCCGGTTTCGGCAGCCGGTAGTGCGTCGGCTGGGGGGCTGGCGTGGATGGGCCGCAGCGGCAGCAATAGTGCTGGTGTGCGGGCTGGGCTGGCTGGCCTACAACCAGTTGCAACCAACCGATACCGGCAGGTCGCAGCGAATCAGCTACGAGCAGGTATTGGACCACATTGGCGACGCTAAACCCGTTGAACAGCAGAATCCAGCCCGGCAGCCCCGCCGAATCGCACTGCCCGACGGTAGCGTGGTAACGCTGTCGCCAAACAGTAAAATCAGCTACGAGCCGACTCTGGCACAGCAAAAAAACCGAACCGTGTACCTGTCGGGCGAAGCCTTTTTTGAGGTTGTCAAAGACCCGGCCCGGCCTTTTCAGGTGTATGCCCACGGCATAGTAACGAAAGTGCTGGGCACCAGCTTTCGCATCAAAGCCTACGACAACGTTCCCGACGTTACGGTGCAGGTGCGCACGGGGCGGGTGTCGGTCTTTGCCAGCACCCGCGCCAAAAATGCAGCCTCGCTTTTCACTAATCTGGTCGATGGCATCATACTGACGCCCAACCAGCAGGTGGTACTCACGCCCGAAGAAACGCTGGTGAAGTCGATAGTGCCCAAGCCGGTCTTGCTGAATCCAGACGTGGTTCATGCCGGTACGGTGTACACGGACGTGCCGCTGAGCCAGATTCTGCAAAAGCTGGAAGATTCGTATGGTATCGAGATTGTGTACGACGAAATCGCCCTGCGCGAGTGCCTGCTGACCGCCCGCCTGTACGACGAACCGCTGCTGGAACAAATTAGTCTGCTCTGTAAAAGCGTGGGGGCTACCTACGCCGTAACCGACGGACGCATTGTACTCACAGGCGGAGGTTGCCAGTAG
- a CDS encoding RNA polymerase sigma factor translates to MARLTSRNAHDDLLLWTQFLEGSVTAWGTLLDAHYHILFNYGLRFGIDRERSHDCVHDLFLDLWDGRQRLNATLDNVSFYLLRAFRNKLIREKQHERTHQELNEITTEHLQETPAEDWLISEETIRYNGLRLKGLLTTLPARQQEAIYLKFYANLSNKQVAELMHLQQQSVANLLHTALQRLRSLWGISSGLALWAIALRWWLS, encoded by the coding sequence ATGGCCCGGCTGACTTCCCGCAACGCCCACGATGATCTTCTGCTGTGGACCCAGTTCCTCGAAGGCAGCGTAACGGCATGGGGAACGCTGCTGGATGCTCACTACCACATTTTATTCAATTATGGGCTTCGCTTCGGGATTGACCGGGAGCGAAGCCATGATTGTGTGCATGATCTGTTTCTGGACTTGTGGGACGGGCGGCAACGGCTAAACGCGACGCTTGATAACGTATCGTTCTATCTGCTACGGGCCTTTCGTAATAAACTGATTCGCGAGAAACAGCACGAACGAACACATCAGGAACTGAACGAGATCACTACGGAACATTTGCAGGAAACGCCCGCCGAAGACTGGCTCATCAGCGAAGAAACCATACGCTATAACGGGCTGCGTCTGAAAGGGTTACTGACTACGTTGCCTGCCCGCCAGCAGGAGGCTATCTACCTGAAATTCTACGCCAACCTGAGCAATAAACAAGTAGCCGAGCTGATGCACCTCCAGCAGCAGTCAGTGGCGAATCTGCTGCATACCGCCCTGCAACGGCTGCGTAGCCTGTGGGGCATCAGTTCGGGTCTTGCACTATGGGCAATTGCCCTGCGCTGGTGGCTCTCGTGA